In Fimbriiglobus ruber, a genomic segment contains:
- a CDS encoding Hsp70 family protein: MSTRYVIGIDLGTTNCALAYADTGAGGDPRARAFPIPQVVNPGVVEGRDLLPSFMYLPGAGEQPAGALKLPWDGERDYAVGEFARAFGAKVPTRLVASAKSWLSHTGADRKAPILPFRAGESDRKVSPVEASIRYLKHLAEAWNHVMAKDVPEHRLEHQEVILTVPASFDAAARDLTIEAARAAGFEHLTLLEEPQAAFYAWLDQLGDKWRDQVQVGDLVLVADVGGGTSDFTLIEVAEEAGTLALTRLAVGDHLLLGGDNMDLAVAHTAAVALSKAGTKLDQAQMQQLTHAARQAKEQLLGDATLASAPVTVLGKGRSVVSGTIRYDLPRADVERVLVDGFFPECAKDAEPAKARAMGLQELGLPYVADPGITKHLAHFLTRQAEALAGRKKKGGPAAAALPTAVLFNGGVFKADPMRTRLMGVLNEWAKGAQAEPVRALAGTDLDLAVARGAAYYGLVRRGKGVRIRGGTARAYYIGVETAQPAVPGLPPALKALCVAPFGMEEGTESDIPQQEFGLVVGEEVEFRFLGSTVRRDDKPGVVVDDWEGQIDELTPVRATLDGHANQGRVVPVHLHSKVTEVGQLELWCYGRDGKQRWKLEFNVREQR, encoded by the coding sequence ATGAGTACCCGCTACGTCATCGGCATCGACCTGGGGACCACCAACTGCGCGCTGGCCTACGCCGACACCGGCGCGGGCGGCGACCCCCGGGCCCGCGCGTTCCCGATCCCCCAGGTGGTCAACCCCGGGGTGGTCGAGGGGCGGGACCTCCTGCCGTCGTTCATGTACCTGCCGGGGGCGGGCGAGCAGCCGGCCGGCGCGCTCAAGCTGCCGTGGGACGGGGAGCGGGACTACGCGGTCGGCGAGTTCGCGCGGGCGTTCGGGGCCAAAGTCCCGACCCGGCTCGTGGCGTCCGCCAAGTCGTGGCTGAGCCACACCGGGGCCGACCGCAAGGCGCCCATCCTCCCGTTCCGCGCCGGCGAGAGTGACCGCAAGGTGTCGCCGGTCGAGGCGAGCATCCGCTACCTCAAGCACCTCGCCGAGGCGTGGAACCACGTCATGGCGAAGGACGTGCCCGAGCACCGGCTGGAGCACCAGGAAGTGATCCTGACAGTCCCCGCGTCGTTCGACGCGGCCGCCCGGGATCTGACCATCGAGGCCGCCCGGGCCGCCGGTTTCGAACACCTCACGCTCCTCGAAGAACCTCAAGCGGCATTTTATGCGTGGCTCGACCAGCTGGGCGACAAGTGGCGGGACCAGGTCCAGGTCGGCGACCTCGTACTCGTGGCGGACGTCGGGGGCGGGACGTCCGACTTCACGCTGATCGAAGTCGCGGAGGAGGCCGGAACCCTGGCCCTGACCCGGCTCGCGGTCGGCGACCACCTGCTGCTCGGCGGGGACAACATGGACCTGGCGGTCGCGCACACGGCGGCGGTCGCCCTGTCCAAGGCGGGCACCAAGCTCGACCAGGCCCAGATGCAGCAACTCACGCACGCCGCCCGACAGGCGAAGGAGCAACTCCTCGGCGACGCCACCCTCGCGTCCGCCCCCGTGACCGTCCTGGGCAAGGGCCGGTCGGTCGTGAGCGGCACGATCCGGTACGACCTGCCCCGGGCGGACGTGGAACGGGTACTCGTCGACGGCTTCTTCCCCGAATGCGCGAAGGACGCGGAGCCCGCCAAGGCGCGGGCGATGGGGCTCCAGGAACTCGGACTCCCCTACGTGGCCGACCCGGGAATCACCAAGCATCTGGCCCACTTCCTGACCCGGCAGGCGGAGGCGCTGGCGGGCCGGAAGAAGAAGGGCGGGCCGGCCGCAGCCGCCTTACCGACGGCCGTGCTGTTCAACGGCGGGGTGTTCAAGGCCGACCCGATGCGGACCCGGCTGATGGGCGTTCTGAACGAGTGGGCGAAGGGGGCCCAGGCCGAGCCGGTCCGCGCGCTGGCCGGCACCGACCTCGACCTGGCGGTGGCTCGCGGGGCAGCGTACTACGGGCTGGTCCGCCGCGGGAAAGGGGTGCGGATTCGCGGGGGGACGGCCCGGGCGTACTACATCGGGGTCGAGACCGCCCAGCCGGCCGTCCCCGGCCTGCCGCCCGCGCTCAAGGCCCTGTGCGTGGCCCCGTTCGGCATGGAAGAGGGGACCGAGTCGGACATCCCGCAGCAGGAGTTCGGCCTGGTCGTCGGCGAGGAGGTCGAGTTCCGGTTCCTCGGATCGACGGTCCGCCGGGACGACAAGCCGGGCGTGGTCGTGGACGACTGGGAAGGCCAGATCGACGAACTCACCCCCGTCCGCGCGACCCTCGACGGCCACGCCAACCAGGGCCGCGTCGTCCCGGTCCACCTGCACAGCAAGGTGACCGAGGTCGGGCAGCTCGAACTCTGGTGCTACGGCCGCGACGGGAAGCAGCGGTGGAAGCTGGAGTTCAACGTGCGGGAACAGCGGTGA
- a CDS encoding FAD-binding oxidoreductase — protein sequence MKAIVGADGVLTHRAELAVYECDGFTVEKNKPDVVVFPTTTEQVVRIVKACNELDVPFMARGAGTSLAGGCVPVGGGVMLALARMKRILEVNVRDRYAVVEAGVVNVWLTNQLKSHGYHYAPDPSSQGACTIGGNVATNSGGPHTLKYGVTVNHVIGVEMVLPDGSVVVTGGPCDDAPGYDLTGVIVGSEGTFGIVTKTWVRITRNPEAYRTLLGVFSSIDDATNTISDIIGAGIVPAALELLDQTILGAVEAAFKFGFPLDAAAVLIMEVDGLAAGIQEEADRIEAIATKNGAREVRKANSEAERLALWKARKQAFGTIGRLGYPSYCTQDGVVPRTKLPEIMRFIQGVSKQYGIAIANVFHAGDGNIHPILMFDERDPDQVKRVLEASGAILTECINLGGSVTGEHGIGVEKLDFMPRLFAPEDLSFMVRLRTAFNPANRCSPNKMLPTAGACSEPTQLKPGRRAAV from the coding sequence ATGAAGGCGATCGTCGGGGCGGACGGCGTCCTCACTCACCGCGCGGAACTGGCCGTTTACGAGTGCGACGGGTTCACCGTCGAGAAGAACAAGCCGGACGTCGTCGTCTTCCCGACCACGACCGAGCAAGTCGTCCGCATTGTCAAGGCGTGCAACGAACTCGACGTGCCGTTCATGGCCCGCGGGGCGGGGACGAGTCTCGCCGGGGGGTGCGTGCCGGTCGGCGGCGGGGTGATGCTCGCGCTGGCCCGGATGAAGCGGATTCTCGAAGTCAACGTCCGCGACCGGTACGCCGTCGTCGAGGCCGGCGTGGTCAACGTGTGGCTCACCAACCAGCTCAAGAGCCACGGCTACCACTACGCCCCGGACCCGTCGAGCCAGGGGGCCTGCACGATCGGCGGGAACGTGGCCACCAACTCCGGCGGCCCGCACACGCTCAAGTACGGCGTGACCGTGAACCACGTCATCGGCGTCGAGATGGTCCTGCCGGACGGCTCGGTCGTCGTCACCGGCGGCCCTTGCGACGACGCCCCGGGGTACGACCTGACCGGCGTGATCGTCGGGTCCGAGGGGACGTTCGGGATCGTCACCAAGACGTGGGTCCGCATCACTCGGAACCCCGAGGCGTATCGCACGCTGCTCGGTGTCTTTTCCTCGATCGACGACGCCACCAATACGATCAGCGACATCATCGGGGCCGGCATCGTCCCGGCGGCCCTCGAACTGCTCGACCAGACGATCCTCGGGGCGGTCGAGGCGGCGTTCAAGTTCGGCTTCCCGCTCGACGCGGCGGCCGTGCTGATCATGGAAGTCGACGGCCTGGCGGCCGGCATTCAAGAAGAAGCGGACCGGATCGAGGCGATCGCCACGAAGAACGGTGCCCGGGAAGTCCGCAAGGCGAACTCGGAGGCCGAGCGGCTGGCGCTCTGGAAAGCCCGAAAGCAGGCGTTCGGCACGATCGGCCGGCTCGGTTATCCGAGCTACTGCACCCAGGACGGCGTCGTCCCCCGGACCAAGCTGCCGGAGATCATGCGGTTCATCCAGGGCGTGAGCAAGCAGTACGGCATTGCGATCGCGAACGTCTTCCACGCCGGCGATGGGAACATCCACCCGATTTTGATGTTCGACGAGCGCGACCCGGACCAGGTGAAGCGGGTTCTGGAGGCGAGCGGGGCGATCCTGACCGAGTGTATCAACTTGGGCGGGTCGGTGACGGGCGAGCACGGGATCGGGGTGGAGAAGCTAGACTTCATGCCCCGGCTGTTCGCTCCGGAAGACCTGTCGTTCATGGTCCGCCTGCGGACCGCGTTCAACCCGGCCAACCGGTGCAGCCCGAACAAGATGCTGCCGACCGCGGGCGCGTGTTCCGAGCCGACGCAGCTCAAGCCGGGGCGACGGGCGGCGGTGTGA
- a CDS encoding IS5 family transposase: MDAPVRKPYLTDLTDVQWETIEPLLPAARFGGRPRSVDLREVMNAILYVNRTGCQWSLLPHDFPAKSTVYEYFAQWRDDGTWQHLLDVLREGYREVHAPSHEPTPSAASIDSQSVKGTEHAGGNGYDAGKKIQGRKRSIVVDTLGLLMTVAVTAGHVDDAAAAPSVLESLDREAYPRLKVVWADGKYHNHALNGWKDGHPELRWELVIVRRPDGAKGFVLLPKRWVVERTFGWLGRARRLSRDYERNTSSSESMVKVRSIQLILNRMDPKKCYPPFKYRVASK; the protein is encoded by the coding sequence ATGGACGCGCCCGTTCGTAAACCGTATCTGACGGATTTGACCGATGTCCAATGGGAGACCATCGAGCCCCTTCTGCCCGCCGCCCGGTTCGGAGGGCGGCCCCGGTCGGTCGACCTCCGGGAGGTGATGAACGCGATCCTGTACGTGAACCGGACCGGGTGCCAGTGGTCCCTGCTCCCGCACGATTTCCCGGCCAAGAGTACGGTGTACGAATACTTCGCCCAGTGGCGGGATGACGGCACCTGGCAACACCTCCTGGATGTCCTCCGGGAGGGGTATCGGGAGGTCCATGCTCCGAGTCACGAGCCGACCCCGAGCGCCGCGAGCATCGATAGTCAGTCGGTCAAGGGGACCGAGCATGCGGGTGGGAACGGGTATGACGCGGGCAAGAAAATCCAGGGCCGGAAGCGGTCGATCGTGGTCGACACGCTCGGGTTGTTGATGACCGTGGCGGTCACCGCCGGGCACGTCGACGATGCGGCCGCGGCCCCGTCCGTGCTCGAATCGTTGGACCGTGAGGCGTACCCGCGGTTGAAGGTCGTATGGGCCGACGGGAAGTACCACAACCATGCCCTGAACGGGTGGAAGGACGGTCATCCGGAACTCAGATGGGAACTCGTCATCGTCCGCCGGCCGGACGGGGCGAAGGGGTTCGTCCTGTTGCCCAAGCGGTGGGTGGTGGAGCGGACCTTCGGGTGGCTCGGTCGCGCCCGCAGGCTAAGTCGGGACTACGAACGAAATACTAGTTCTAGTGAATCTATGGTTAAAGTGCGGTCGATTCAATTGATCCTCAATCGCATGGACCCCAAAAAGTGTTATCCCCCATTTAAATATAGAGTTGCATCAAAATAG
- a CDS encoding PD40 domain-containing protein, translated as MFRSLACLTVCFFAGIAQASPEQVAAAVERFAEQIKKNPAPAESGPNVLGLYLADLSTGEVYRIGASADPKLPYCGSPSWLADGTRIYYDATPSPKSWSETRIQSLELSGGKVVRTDLGLGNCPTPSPKGKEYAYLLNPNAVAGVDHNVYVITTTGEITRKFDTFGAPRWSPNGKQLMVTAFATPTNIQIVDLDNGEKLQVELPDHRIYSVPSWAGSDTLVAFVRSAKGFSVALLDTSKPTGLVVKETLWKRGDGTNVEPMYPVYSQALKRGVFSGREARGQALYVFEPGKKPTRLEKKERFDPKIASLALSPDGKYLLFCGDRKE; from the coding sequence ATGTTCCGAAGTCTGGCTTGCCTTACGGTCTGCTTCTTTGCGGGAATTGCTCAAGCCTCGCCCGAACAAGTCGCGGCTGCTGTTGAACGGTTTGCGGAGCAAATCAAGAAAAACCCGGCACCGGCCGAATCCGGGCCGAACGTCCTCGGGCTTTATTTGGCCGACCTCTCGACGGGAGAGGTTTACCGAATCGGCGCGTCGGCAGACCCAAAATTGCCTTACTGTGGAAGTCCGAGTTGGTTGGCTGACGGGACCCGAATTTACTACGACGCCACACCGTCACCCAAATCGTGGTCCGAGACTCGCATCCAATCGCTCGAATTATCCGGCGGCAAAGTAGTCAGGACTGATTTGGGCCTGGGCAATTGTCCGACTCCCTCGCCGAAAGGTAAGGAATACGCCTATTTGCTGAACCCTAACGCAGTCGCGGGCGTGGACCACAATGTTTACGTAATAACCACAACGGGTGAAATAACGAGAAAGTTTGACACTTTCGGCGCGCCGAGATGGTCCCCAAACGGAAAGCAGCTAATGGTCACGGCATTTGCTACCCCGACCAACATTCAGATTGTCGATTTGGACAATGGAGAAAAACTTCAGGTAGAGCTTCCAGATCATCGCATTTATTCTGTGCCGAGTTGGGCAGGCAGCGATACTCTTGTTGCATTCGTCCGCTCGGCGAAGGGCTTCTCCGTCGCGCTCCTCGATACTTCAAAGCCGACGGGACTGGTCGTTAAAGAGACGCTCTGGAAGCGAGGGGACGGCACGAATGTTGAGCCCATGTACCCGGTGTACTCGCAAGCCCTAAAACGCGGCGTGTTCTCGGGCAGAGAGGCACGAGGACAAGCGTTATACGTGTTTGAGCCCGGCAAGAAGCCGACGCGGTTAGAAAAAAAGGAGCGCTTCGACCCGAAGATCGCCAGCCTGGCGTTGTCGCCGGACGGCAAATACCTTCTTTTCTGCGGCGACCGAAAGGAGTAA